A part of Mycobacteriales bacterium genomic DNA contains:
- a CDS encoding flagellar FlbD family protein gives MIRLTRLNGSEMYLNADLVATVESHHDTVVTLVDGKTYVVAERAEDVVNAVTTYRASVLAVAEQLVAEHHDPDHSPSATSDGVAQLLVLRPEGIDSVGGR, from the coding sequence ATGATCAGGCTGACGCGCCTCAACGGCAGCGAGATGTACCTCAACGCCGATCTCGTGGCGACGGTCGAGTCGCACCACGACACAGTCGTCACCCTCGTCGACGGCAAGACCTACGTGGTCGCGGAGCGGGCCGAGGACGTCGTGAACGCCGTGACGACCTACCGCGCCTCGGTGCTCGCCGTCGCCGAGCAGCTCGTCGCGGAGCACCACGACCCCGACCACAGCCCCAGCGCGACGTCGGACGGCGTCGCGCAGCTGCTGGTGCTGCGCCCCGAGGGCATCGACTCCGTCGGGGGGCGGTAG
- a CDS encoding flagellar hook-basal body complex protein, whose protein sequence is MMRSMFAGVSGMRSHQMMMDVIGDNIANVNTSGYKSSRVVFQDTLSQMMRDGAAGTAATGSTNPSQVGLGVKVNAVDTVVTQGAIQNTGRPTDLAIQGPGYFVVSVEGQTAYSRAGSFGLDDTGRVVDPSGAVLQGWLANPDGTLGDTTAAPVGLSVPDSFTDATGTYDLRSFAIGSDGVLTAVYSDGTPRSVGQIALASFSNPAGLTKNGDGHLLLGPAAGPAQVGAAGSGDRGSLATGALEMSNVDLAQEFTNLMIAQRGFQANSRIISASDELLQELVNLKR, encoded by the coding sequence ATGATGCGCTCGATGTTCGCCGGAGTCTCCGGCATGCGCTCCCACCAGATGATGATGGACGTCATCGGCGACAACATCGCCAACGTCAACACGAGCGGCTACAAGTCGAGCCGCGTCGTCTTCCAGGACACGCTGTCGCAGATGATGCGCGACGGCGCGGCGGGCACCGCCGCCACCGGCTCGACCAACCCCTCGCAGGTCGGACTCGGCGTGAAGGTCAACGCGGTGGACACCGTCGTCACCCAGGGCGCCATCCAGAACACCGGTCGCCCCACCGACCTGGCCATCCAGGGGCCCGGCTACTTCGTCGTCTCGGTGGAGGGGCAGACCGCGTACAGCCGCGCGGGCTCCTTCGGTCTCGACGACACCGGTCGCGTCGTCGACCCCTCGGGTGCGGTGCTGCAGGGCTGGCTGGCCAACCCCGACGGCACGCTCGGCGACACGACAGCCGCGCCAGTCGGGCTGTCGGTGCCGGACTCCTTCACCGACGCGACCGGCACCTACGACCTGCGGTCGTTCGCGATCGGTTCCGACGGCGTCCTCACGGCGGTCTACTCCGACGGCACGCCCCGCTCGGTGGGCCAGATCGCCCTGGCGTCGTTCAGCAACCCGGCCGGTCTCACCAAGAACGGCGACGGTCATCTACTGCTCGGCCCCGCCGCCGGGCCGGCGCAGGTCGGGGCCGCCGGCAGCGGTGACCGCGGCTCGCTCGCCACGGGTGCCCTCGAGATGAGCAACGTCGACCTGGCACAGGAGTTCACCAACCTCATGATCGCCCAGCGCGGCTTCCAGGCGAACAGCCGGATCATCAGCGCCAGCGACGAGCTGCTACAGGAGCTGGTGAACCTCAAGCGGTAG
- a CDS encoding flagellar hook capping FlgD N-terminal domain-containing protein, translated as MTTPISAVGATTGPRETGSASDALDKDAFMKLLVAQLKYQNPMAPADGQQYMSQMAVFAQVEKLEQLVTAQQEQSAWQHRIAAEGLVGRTVTGLDDTAGSVTGVVRSVVHDTTGSHLVLADGTEVDPDSVTRVTQA; from the coding sequence GTGACCACACCCATCAGCGCCGTCGGTGCCACCACCGGCCCCCGCGAGACCGGCAGCGCGTCCGACGCGCTCGACAAGGACGCGTTCATGAAGCTGCTCGTTGCGCAGCTGAAGTACCAGAACCCCATGGCTCCTGCCGACGGCCAGCAGTACATGAGCCAGATGGCCGTCTTCGCCCAGGTCGAGAAGCTCGAGCAGCTCGTCACCGCCCAGCAGGAGCAGTCCGCGTGGCAGCACCGGATCGCCGCCGAGGGCCTCGTCGGGCGCACCGTCACCGGTCTCGACGACACCGCCGGCAGCGTGACCGGCGTCGTCCGCAGCGTCGTCCACGACACCACCGGCAGCCACCTCGTGCTCGCCGACGGCACCGAGGTCGACCCCGACTCCGTCACCCGGGTCACCCAGGCCTAG
- a CDS encoding NlpC/P60 family protein, giving the protein MSLSEVQARTQAIEARLRSLAGAPTQAGGTLGTAITGTTTTGSAPSFASELRSATPTATPTATPTGPSGAAGPTTRWSHPRASAAATGERAVALASQHLGTPYVWGGESPGGFDCSGLVQWTYAQLGVDLPRVSNDQARAGREVSAAEARPGDLVFFERGKVDHIGIYAGAGTWIVAPKTGDVVKVAPVDLSKATTIRRVLPDDAAVPAASRAGSPTAGASWAAGLPASGRRFADDIATAATETGVDPRLLSAVAWSESGFNPSARSSAGAQGLMQLMPRTAQGLGVDPLDPAQALRGGGRYLAQQLSAFGGSVELALAAYNAGPTAVRKHGGIPPYDETRRYVTTVLDRYRSLGGAA; this is encoded by the coding sequence ATGAGCCTGTCCGAGGTGCAGGCCCGCACCCAGGCGATCGAGGCGCGACTGCGCTCCCTCGCGGGCGCTCCGACCCAGGCAGGCGGGACCCTCGGCACCGCGATCACGGGTACGACGACGACCGGATCCGCCCCGTCCTTCGCGAGCGAGCTGCGGTCCGCCACGCCGACCGCCACGCCGACCGCCACGCCCACCGGTCCGTCCGGTGCGGCCGGACCGACGACGCGCTGGTCCCACCCGCGGGCGAGCGCCGCGGCGACCGGCGAACGAGCCGTCGCGCTCGCCTCGCAGCACCTCGGCACGCCCTACGTCTGGGGTGGCGAGTCCCCCGGCGGCTTCGACTGCTCCGGGCTCGTGCAGTGGACCTACGCCCAGCTCGGTGTCGACCTCCCCCGGGTGTCCAACGACCAGGCCCGCGCCGGGCGCGAGGTCAGCGCTGCCGAGGCCCGGCCGGGCGACCTGGTCTTCTTCGAGCGCGGCAAGGTCGACCACATCGGCATCTATGCCGGGGCCGGCACCTGGATCGTCGCGCCGAAGACCGGGGACGTCGTCAAGGTCGCGCCCGTCGACCTGTCCAAGGCGACGACGATCCGCCGGGTCCTGCCCGACGACGCAGCCGTGCCGGCAGCCTCCCGCGCCGGCTCCCCGACCGCAGGCGCCTCGTGGGCCGCAGGGCTGCCCGCGAGCGGCCGCCGCTTCGCCGACGACATCGCGACCGCCGCCACCGAGACCGGCGTCGACCCGCGGCTGCTGTCGGCTGTCGCCTGGTCGGAGTCCGGCTTCAACCCCTCGGCCCGCTCCTCCGCGGGTGCGCAGGGCCTCATGCAGCTCATGCCCCGCACCGCCCAGGGACTCGGCGTCGACCCCCTCGACCCCGCGCAGGCGCTGCGTGGCGGCGGCCGCTACCTCGCCCAGCAGCTGTCCGCGTTCGGCGGCTCGGTCGAGCTCGCGCTCGCGGCCTACAACGCCGGCCCGACCGCGGTCCGCAAGCACGGTGGGATCCCGCCGTACGACGAGACCCGCCGCTACGTCACGACCGTGCTCGACCGCTACCGCTCCCTCGGAGGCGCCGCATGA
- a CDS encoding flagellar FliJ family protein, translated as MSRRLTTVLRVAALQQTVARGAVGAAQAAVREAEREHTDARARLEATTLTGGSVADLLASGTVVAARAASVLATDRAVTDAAAARDEALARWTELRRRQRLLEELHARQRAEDDAARERAAQRLADDMSAGRRP; from the coding sequence GTGAGCCGCCGCCTCACCACCGTCCTGCGCGTCGCGGCGCTGCAGCAGACCGTGGCCCGCGGGGCGGTCGGAGCCGCACAGGCAGCGGTGCGGGAGGCCGAGCGGGAGCACACCGACGCGCGCGCCCGGCTCGAGGCCACGACGCTGACCGGTGGGTCCGTCGCCGACCTGCTCGCGAGCGGGACGGTCGTCGCCGCCCGCGCCGCATCCGTGCTCGCCACCGACCGCGCGGTGACCGACGCCGCGGCCGCCCGCGACGAAGCCCTCGCCCGGTGGACCGAGCTGCGCCGCCGCCAGCGGCTGCTCGAGGAGCTGCACGCCCGCCAGCGCGCGGAGGACGACGCGGCCCGCGAGCGCGCCGCCCAGCGGCTCGCCGACGACATGTCCGCGGGGCGGCGACCATGA
- a CDS encoding FliI/YscN family ATPase — MSITDQLSHVLPLRPTGRVSRVVGLEAECRGLRGALGDVVAISVGERRVPAQVVAVREDALLLAPYGDLEGVSPGAPVEPTGAGLRMRVGPDLAGRVLDALGRPIDGGPALTGRLTGLDGAVPHPLKRQRITEPLPLGVRCLDTMTPCGRGQRVGIFAGSGVGKSTLLGMMARGTKADVVVVGLVGERGREVREFLEDDLGAHGRDRVTCVVATSDEPPLMRLRAAYTATRIAEHYRDEGADVLLLVDSLTRFAMARREIGLAAGEPPATRGYPPSVFAELPKLLERAGPAERGTITALYTVLVEGDDMNDPVADHARSILDGHVVLSRRLAAEGHFPTVDVLESVSRLASKVTPKPRLELAARMRRLLAAAASAKDLVEIGAYAHGSDPLVDEALARKELLTSFLRQPVDEVADSERSWEQLSQVLS; from the coding sequence GTGAGCATCACCGACCAGCTGTCCCACGTGCTGCCGCTTCGCCCCACCGGCCGGGTCTCGCGCGTCGTCGGGCTGGAGGCCGAGTGCCGCGGGCTGCGCGGTGCCCTCGGCGACGTCGTCGCGATCTCGGTCGGGGAGCGCCGCGTGCCCGCCCAGGTCGTCGCGGTCCGCGAGGACGCGCTGCTGCTTGCCCCCTACGGCGACCTGGAGGGCGTCTCCCCCGGCGCCCCCGTCGAGCCGACCGGCGCGGGGCTGCGGATGCGGGTCGGTCCCGACCTCGCCGGCCGGGTGCTCGACGCCCTCGGCCGACCCATCGACGGCGGGCCTGCCCTCACCGGCCGGCTCACCGGGCTCGACGGTGCCGTGCCCCACCCGCTCAAGCGCCAGCGCATCACCGAGCCGCTCCCCCTCGGGGTCCGGTGCCTCGACACGATGACCCCCTGCGGCCGCGGCCAGCGGGTCGGCATCTTCGCCGGCTCGGGCGTCGGCAAGTCCACGCTGCTCGGGATGATGGCGCGCGGCACGAAGGCCGACGTCGTGGTCGTCGGCCTGGTCGGGGAGCGTGGCCGCGAGGTCCGCGAGTTCCTCGAGGACGACCTCGGGGCGCACGGCCGCGACCGGGTCACCTGCGTCGTCGCAACGTCCGACGAGCCGCCTCTCATGCGGCTGCGCGCCGCCTACACCGCGACGCGGATCGCCGAGCACTACCGCGACGAGGGCGCCGATGTGCTGCTGCTCGTCGACTCCCTGACCCGCTTCGCGATGGCCCGGCGCGAGATCGGCCTGGCCGCCGGCGAGCCGCCCGCGACCCGCGGCTACCCGCCCTCGGTCTTCGCCGAGCTGCCGAAGCTGCTCGAGCGCGCCGGTCCCGCCGAGCGCGGCACCATCACTGCTCTCTACACCGTGCTCGTCGAGGGCGACGACATGAACGACCCCGTCGCCGACCACGCCCGCTCCATCCTCGACGGCCACGTCGTGCTGTCCCGGCGGCTCGCCGCCGAGGGCCACTTCCCCACCGTCGACGTCCTCGAGTCGGTCTCCCGGCTCGCCTCCAAGGTGACCCCCAAGCCACGACTCGAGCTCGCCGCCCGGATGCGCCGACTGCTCGCCGCCGCGGCGTCGGCCAAGGACCTCGTGGAGATCGGCGCCTACGCCCATGGCAGCGACCCGCTGGTCGACGAGGCCCTGGCCCGCAAGGAGCTGCTCACGTCGTTCCTGCGCCAGCCGGTGGACGAGGTCGCCGACTCGGAGCGCTCCTGGGAGCAACTCTCGCAGGTGCTGTCGTGA
- a CDS encoding FliH/SctL family protein yields MTQFLKARDVVAERTSGDQLRAAALAAEQLRQDALASAFATGFDAGRAAALEEGAGATLRAAAALELLATQASRLHAEEVDASSRAVLASALDLTEWVLRHELPGSSRSLLARLGEASQALLPSPTTRILVSRADAQAVRGWAAGRAGVEVVVDDALAPGDASFDTEAGSVDVSVAAALRIAAETLGVDPARGVQ; encoded by the coding sequence GTGACGCAGTTCCTGAAGGCCCGCGACGTCGTGGCCGAGCGCACCTCGGGCGACCAGCTGCGCGCCGCCGCGCTCGCCGCCGAGCAGCTGCGGCAGGACGCGCTGGCATCGGCGTTCGCCACCGGCTTCGACGCCGGCCGCGCTGCGGCGCTCGAGGAGGGCGCCGGCGCCACGCTGCGTGCCGCCGCGGCGCTGGAGCTGCTCGCCACGCAGGCCTCCCGACTGCACGCCGAGGAGGTCGACGCCTCCAGCCGCGCCGTGCTCGCCTCCGCCCTCGATCTCACCGAGTGGGTGCTGCGCCACGAGCTGCCCGGCTCGAGCCGCAGCCTTCTTGCCCGGCTCGGAGAGGCCTCGCAGGCGCTGCTGCCCAGCCCCACCACCCGGATCCTGGTCTCGCGCGCCGACGCTCAGGCGGTCCGCGGCTGGGCCGCCGGCCGGGCCGGCGTCGAGGTCGTCGTCGACGACGCGCTCGCACCCGGTGACGCGTCGTTCGACACCGAGGCCGGCAGCGTCGACGTGTCCGTGGCCGCTGCCCTGCGCATCGCGGCCGAGACCCTTGGGGTCGACCCGGCCCGGGGGGTCCAGTGA
- a CDS encoding FliG C-terminal domain-containing protein: MTALQTGTPTGRRKAAVALVALGPERGAAVLRGLDEDEVKLLAAEVARLGPVSPDEVRSTLSELVRGLDGIDLLPAPGKRFAQDLLVRALGPERGALAAAELDVPAPFAWLSEADPDAAATALSTEPAGAVALALAHLDPRTAAQLLVRLPDDARPRVAARIAALGAVHPDSVRQVEAGLRARVADVLRSDVRRLEGPELLAGVLAKAGRDASRDLLQALSEASPELAERTREALFTFDDVCALEARAMQVLLRGVDTRELAVALSTSPEHTRGRVLANLSERARETLVEEMELLRGVRSSEVTEARGAIVATARRLEEEGAIVLVRPGDDE, encoded by the coding sequence GTGACGGCACTGCAGACCGGCACCCCCACGGGGCGCCGCAAGGCGGCCGTCGCGCTCGTCGCCCTCGGGCCCGAGCGGGGCGCGGCGGTCCTGCGCGGCCTCGACGAGGACGAGGTCAAGCTGCTGGCCGCCGAGGTCGCCCGGCTCGGACCGGTCAGCCCGGACGAGGTCCGCAGCACGCTGTCCGAGCTGGTCCGCGGGCTCGACGGCATCGACCTCCTGCCCGCCCCCGGCAAGCGCTTCGCGCAGGACCTGCTCGTGCGGGCTCTGGGCCCCGAGCGCGGTGCGCTGGCCGCGGCCGAGCTCGACGTGCCGGCGCCCTTCGCCTGGCTGTCCGAGGCCGACCCCGACGCGGCCGCCACGGCGCTGTCGACGGAGCCGGCCGGTGCGGTCGCCCTCGCGCTCGCCCACCTCGACCCGCGGACAGCCGCCCAGCTGCTGGTCCGGCTCCCCGACGACGCGCGCCCCCGGGTGGCCGCGCGGATCGCTGCTCTCGGCGCGGTCCACCCCGACAGCGTCCGGCAGGTCGAGGCGGGGCTGCGCGCCCGGGTCGCCGACGTGCTGCGCTCCGACGTCAGGCGGCTGGAGGGCCCCGAGCTGCTCGCGGGCGTGCTCGCGAAGGCCGGTCGAGACGCCTCGCGTGACCTCCTGCAGGCGCTGTCCGAGGCCTCCCCCGAGCTGGCCGAGCGCACCCGCGAGGCGCTGTTCACCTTCGACGACGTCTGCGCGCTCGAGGCGCGCGCCATGCAGGTCCTGCTGCGCGGCGTCGACACCCGCGAGCTCGCCGTCGCGCTCTCCACGTCGCCCGAGCACACCCGCGGCCGGGTGCTCGCCAACCTGTCCGAGCGCGCGCGAGAGACGCTCGTCGAGGAGATGGAGCTGCTGCGCGGGGTGCGCTCCTCCGAGGTCACCGAGGCCCGCGGCGCGATCGTCGCGACCGCGCGCCGCCTCGAGGAGGAGGGCGCCATCGTGCTCGTGCGCCCGGGGGACGACGAGTGA